From the genome of Ectobacillus sp. JY-23, one region includes:
- a CDS encoding DUF3907 family protein has product MSNVIVENQTKQVELYLREVIDILTEYANNHTIGAIHAEVPQGDIVYYKELLATVRRLLVYCEEGSDACKVVIMSIPFRKQAAERILYKIYHQVIAEFFSPKNDCWFENSRSAYTGKNAIAFPRQAPPSIQLLMKKLEGKFQHLREELDYYETDYQTKITQSK; this is encoded by the coding sequence ATGTCAAATGTAATTGTCGAGAATCAAACGAAACAGGTAGAATTGTACTTGCGTGAAGTTATTGACATACTTACGGAGTATGCTAATAATCATACAATCGGGGCGATACACGCTGAAGTACCTCAAGGAGATATTGTATATTATAAGGAACTGCTGGCTACTGTGAGAAGATTGCTTGTTTATTGTGAGGAGGGGTCTGATGCTTGCAAGGTTGTCATTATGAGCATTCCGTTCCGCAAGCAAGCGGCAGAACGTATTTTATATAAAATTTATCATCAAGTAATTGCGGAGTTTTTCTCCCCTAAAAATGATTGTTGGTTTGAAAATAGCCGTTCTGCATATACAGGAAAAAATGCGATTGCCTTTCCAAGGCAAGCACCTCCCTCCATTCAGCTACTTATGAAAAAGCTGGAAGGGAAGTTTCAACATTTACGGGAGGAATTAGACTACTACGAAACAGATTATCAGACAAAGATTACACAGTCTAAATAA
- a CDS encoding IucA/IucC family C-terminal-domain containing protein, whose product MWSTYRIFSTDNLQKDITGRDFVENNLNMTALQHAMQTPDEKVAASLFIKRYNAYIGVLESMSKRQVVLDLSLDNMHFAVANRTIVTYTPLKEQARKDTMTWQEAYLTSLFRDHLGVMIEAFAKHTGLSKTIMWGHVAFYVHAMYRKWIETETSPIVKQTLVNDFNYLQRAHSNVFGIQSNPLCLTFCTMNVGQEEILLRRTCCLNYKTDAKRPCYTCPRIGEKQRLEIYQSVKA is encoded by the coding sequence ATGTGGAGCACGTATCGTATTTTTAGTACAGATAACTTGCAGAAGGATATAACAGGTAGAGACTTTGTAGAAAATAATCTCAATATGACAGCTTTGCAGCATGCAATGCAAACACCTGATGAAAAAGTTGCCGCTTCTTTGTTTATAAAGCGCTATAATGCGTACATCGGTGTGTTAGAAAGTATGAGCAAACGGCAGGTTGTATTGGATCTGTCTTTAGACAATATGCATTTTGCTGTCGCAAATCGTACTATTGTAACGTATACGCCACTGAAAGAACAAGCAAGAAAAGATACGATGACTTGGCAGGAAGCGTACTTGACTTCTTTATTTCGAGATCATCTGGGTGTCATGATTGAAGCTTTCGCGAAACACACGGGCTTATCTAAAACAATAATGTGGGGACATGTTGCATTTTATGTACATGCTATGTATAGAAAATGGATTGAAACAGAAACAAGTCCGATTGTTAAACAAACATTAGTAAATGATTTTAATTATTTGCAACGTGCCCATTCTAACGTATTTGGTATACAATCTAACCCTCTTTGTTTAACATTTTGTACTATGAATGTAGGGCAAGAAGAGATATTATTACGCCGCACATGTTGTTTAAACTATAAAACGGATGCCAAAAGGCCATGCTACACATGTCCTCGAATTGGTGAAAAACAACGTTTAGAAATATATCAATCTGTAAAAGCATAG
- the deoD gene encoding purine-nucleoside phosphorylase, with product MSVHIEAKQGEIAETILLPGDPLRAKYIAENFLEGATCYNNVRGMLGFTGTYKGKRVSVQGTGMGVPSISIYVNELIQSYRVKNLIRVGTCGAIQKDVKVRDVILAMTSCTDSNMNRLTFPGFDFAPCADFNLLKKAYDAGVAKGLNLRVGNILTADVFYRESMDMVKKLGDYGVLAVEMETTALYTLASKFGARALSVLTVSDHIFTGEETTAEERQTTFNDMIVVALDATIQ from the coding sequence ATGAGCGTACATATTGAAGCAAAACAAGGAGAGATTGCTGAAACGATCTTACTACCTGGAGATCCGCTACGCGCAAAATATATTGCTGAGAATTTTTTAGAAGGTGCTACGTGTTATAACAATGTACGTGGCATGCTTGGATTTACCGGCACATATAAAGGAAAACGTGTATCTGTCCAAGGTACAGGAATGGGCGTCCCTTCTATATCTATCTACGTAAACGAATTGATCCAAAGCTACCGGGTCAAAAATTTAATTCGTGTAGGTACATGCGGCGCCATTCAAAAAGATGTCAAAGTACGCGATGTTATTTTAGCAATGACTTCTTGTACAGACTCTAACATGAATCGACTTACTTTCCCAGGTTTTGATTTTGCACCTTGCGCCGATTTTAACTTGTTGAAAAAAGCTTATGATGCTGGGGTCGCAAAAGGTTTAAACCTGCGTGTTGGAAATATTTTAACGGCTGATGTTTTCTACAGAGAAAGCATGGACATGGTCAAAAAATTAGGTGACTATGGTGTACTTGCTGTAGAAATGGAAACAACAGCCCTGTACACGTTAGCTTCTAAATTTGGTGCGAGGGCACTTTCTGTACTTACTGTAAGCGATCATATTTTTACCGGAGAAGAGACAACAGCAGAAGAAAGGCAAACAACATTTAATGATATGATTGTTGTAGCACTGGATGCTACAATCCAATAA
- a CDS encoding HAMP domain-containing sensor histidine kinase, with protein MKNRSIVLKLFLLTTGLFTITFLLFFIGQSLFLEKFYIKKKTHSVQQAFETFVEEYSKSDQSFDVVKRLKQRFYDQTNAQLILLDRNGVIKDENYYYMEIQGTNEKRLSYIPLNNILSGEEYSSFMKLGLQDNEQIYVKGIRKKDLVIPISISSSHGVWTNDNIVDDLKTYGIRWEDVQKDSSNRNPITLLEGTVTKQHLPSKADLQIVNNIDVIIQGVQRWELSVLLGEANPSVLTSYTFGDEKKGLNQMFVKPVLQKGEVVEFAFAMTSLQPVNEAMLVLKDYYVYAFMIVFVVIILLSFYYSKMIAKPLIKMNQATKRLANFDFSEKLPYSSEDEIGSLSASINTLSVNLKDRIEQLHVANTKLQEDVERERRLERTRKEFISGVSHELKTPLSVIRSFAEGIKDGVSKNTDYYTDVILEETDKMNTLIVEMLELAKLESGTYKLQMEAFSIDSLLQQVCTKMAFGIQEKHLHVQVLTEPNILVLANRNRIEQVIVNLLSNAIQYTPAGETITVSVLAQERTVQVSIKNTGEPIPEDSIDKIWDRFYRLDASRSRHTGGSGLGLSIVKNILELHGALYGVRNEEDGVVFYFTLSKFEKDSV; from the coding sequence GTGAAAAATCGTAGTATCGTATTAAAGTTGTTTTTATTGACAACAGGCTTGTTCACTATAACCTTTTTATTATTTTTTATTGGCCAATCACTTTTTTTAGAAAAGTTTTATATTAAGAAAAAAACACATAGTGTACAGCAGGCTTTTGAAACATTTGTGGAGGAATACAGCAAAAGCGATCAAAGCTTTGATGTAGTGAAACGCTTAAAACAGCGCTTCTATGATCAAACAAACGCACAGCTTATTTTACTGGACCGTAACGGTGTCATTAAAGACGAAAACTATTACTATATGGAGATACAAGGTACAAATGAAAAACGCCTATCCTACATCCCGTTAAATAACATACTATCAGGAGAAGAATACTCTTCTTTCATGAAATTGGGTCTCCAGGATAACGAACAGATATACGTAAAGGGAATTCGAAAAAAAGATCTTGTTATTCCCATCTCTATTTCCAGTTCGCATGGTGTATGGACAAACGACAATATTGTAGATGACTTAAAAACATACGGTATCCGGTGGGAAGATGTGCAAAAAGATTCTTCAAATCGCAATCCAATTACCTTACTTGAGGGAACTGTCACAAAGCAACACCTCCCCTCTAAAGCGGATTTACAAATTGTAAACAACATTGATGTAATTATTCAAGGTGTACAGCGTTGGGAATTATCTGTGCTTCTTGGGGAAGCCAATCCATCTGTGCTTACAAGCTATACATTTGGTGATGAAAAAAAGGGCTTAAATCAAATGTTTGTTAAACCAGTGCTACAAAAAGGTGAGGTTGTTGAATTTGCATTTGCAATGACATCTTTACAACCAGTAAATGAAGCAATGCTGGTATTGAAAGACTATTATGTATATGCTTTTATGATTGTATTTGTAGTCATTATATTGCTCTCGTTTTACTATTCTAAGATGATTGCAAAGCCTCTTATCAAAATGAATCAAGCAACAAAACGCTTAGCAAACTTTGACTTTTCAGAAAAGCTTCCCTATTCTTCAGAAGACGAAATTGGTAGCTTATCCGCAAGCATTAATACTCTGTCTGTCAACTTAAAAGATCGAATTGAACAGCTACATGTTGCTAATACGAAACTGCAAGAGGATGTAGAGCGAGAAAGGCGCTTGGAACGAACACGCAAAGAATTTATTTCAGGTGTTTCACACGAGCTCAAGACACCTTTAAGCGTAATACGTAGCTTTGCAGAAGGTATTAAAGATGGCGTAAGTAAAAATACCGATTATTATACAGATGTGATTTTAGAAGAAACAGATAAAATGAATACACTAATTGTGGAAATGCTAGAACTTGCCAAACTAGAATCTGGCACATATAAGTTACAAATGGAGGCCTTTTCTATTGATTCTTTGCTGCAGCAAGTGTGTACAAAAATGGCTTTTGGTATCCAGGAAAAGCACTTACACGTACAAGTGCTTACGGAACCCAATATTCTTGTATTAGCTAATCGAAACCGTATTGAACAAGTCATTGTAAACTTGCTAAGCAATGCTATTCAGTATACTCCTGCTGGTGAAACAATCACTGTCTCTGTACTCGCACAAGAACGCACCGTTCAAGTTTCTATCAAAAACACTGGTGAACCTATTCCTGAAGATAGCATTGATAAAATATGGGATCGCTTTTATAGACTAGATGCATCTCGTAGTAGACATACAGGCGGCTCGGGTTTAGGGTTATCCATTGTTAAGAATATATTAGAGCTGCACGGCGCACTCTATGGTGTACGTAATGAAGAAGATGGGGTTGTATTTTATTTTACATTATCAAAATTTGAGAAGGACTCCGTGTAG
- a CDS encoding tyrosine-type recombinase/integrase: MKITGKPIQNPNLLSKMKQFLLQSSKRDALLFSFAVNSGLKVSEILQLKICDVVDHQGQIRQSILFRNEKTKKHKWFALNKELHEALTEYLKERTLGDRNEYLLKSQKGKKSITRQHAWFILNKAAKEVGLDGISSHTLRKTWGYICYKSGVDIAFLQHFFDHSTPSKTLKYIGIS; encoded by the coding sequence ATGAAAATAACAGGAAAACCTATTCAAAATCCCAATTTACTTAGTAAGATGAAGCAATTCCTTTTACAATCTTCTAAGCGAGATGCGCTATTATTTTCTTTTGCTGTTAATTCTGGTCTTAAGGTAAGTGAAATTTTACAACTAAAAATATGTGATGTGGTTGACCACCAAGGTCAGATTAGACAATCTATTCTATTTCGCAATGAAAAAACAAAAAAGCATAAATGGTTTGCACTGAATAAAGAATTACACGAAGCACTCACTGAATATCTAAAAGAGCGCACATTAGGGGATAGAAATGAATACTTGTTGAAATCTCAAAAAGGAAAAAAATCAATTACAAGACAACACGCATGGTTTATTTTAAATAAAGCGGCAAAAGAAGTAGGTCTTGATGGCATTAGCTCTCACACACTACGCAAAACGTGGGGATACATTTGCTATAAATCCGGTGTGGATATTGCTTTTTTGCAACATTTTTTCGACCATAGTACCCCTTCCAAAACATTAAAATATATAGGAATTTCATAA
- a CDS encoding DUF72 domain-containing protein, producing MIFIGLTGWGDHDSIYLDKHATKHKLHAYSRQFPIVEVDSSFYAMQPARNYNKWIEETPDNFSFVVKAYQGMTGHMRGEIPFNTPDEMFHVFKESIYPIVEAKKLKTVLFQYPPWFECTKKSVDMLIYTKEKMGNLPCAIEFRHPSWFESEMKEKTLQFLRNAKWMHTVCDEPQTIEGSVPIVTEATHRDLTLIRLHGRNTYGWKRQENWRAVRCLYRYSEKELQEWVSRIKLLQQHSKDICILFNNNSGGDAADNAKKLMSLLGISYGEDEPEQLRLL from the coding sequence ATGATTTTTATTGGCTTAACAGGATGGGGCGATCACGATTCAATCTACTTAGATAAACATGCAACGAAGCATAAGCTGCATGCATATAGTCGACAGTTTCCTATTGTTGAAGTCGACAGTTCTTTTTATGCTATGCAACCTGCGCGTAATTATAATAAATGGATAGAAGAGACACCGGACAATTTTTCTTTTGTCGTCAAAGCATATCAAGGAATGACAGGGCATATGCGAGGAGAAATACCTTTTAATACGCCGGATGAAATGTTTCATGTTTTTAAAGAATCTATATATCCTATAGTAGAAGCAAAAAAGTTAAAAACAGTGCTATTTCAATATCCACCTTGGTTTGAGTGTACGAAAAAAAGTGTGGATATGTTAATATATACCAAAGAGAAGATGGGGAATCTTCCATGTGCAATTGAATTTCGCCATCCGTCTTGGTTTGAGAGTGAAATGAAAGAAAAAACGCTTCAATTTTTACGTAATGCAAAGTGGATGCATACTGTTTGTGATGAACCACAGACAATAGAAGGGTCTGTCCCAATCGTAACAGAAGCAACGCATAGAGATTTGACACTAATACGCCTGCATGGCAGAAATACATATGGTTGGAAAAGACAAGAAAACTGGCGAGCTGTTCGCTGTTTATACCGTTACAGTGAAAAAGAGCTACAGGAATGGGTAAGCAGGATTAAATTATTGCAACAACATTCTAAGGATATTTGTATTTTGTTTAACAATAATTCAGGCGGAGATGCTGCAGATAATGCAAAAAAATTGATGAGCTTATTGGGGATCAGCTACGGTGAAGATGAGCCGGAGCAATTGCGTCTTTTGTAA
- a CDS encoding DUF47 domain-containing protein, whose amino-acid sequence MVFKSKKDKFSEMLTNVSVNLKESAQFFADYKIKNASDLKEFSMRMKEYETKGDTYIHEIIVELNKAFITPIEREDILQLAISMDDVLDGLEHCAALFEMYSVTTADQYMVKFVNEIHACAIEIAESVNLLSNKKLLDIRSNAIKIKDHESTCDEIRRHSIKNLFSIEKDPIKIIQYKEIYENLEEIADSCQGVANVLETIIMKNA is encoded by the coding sequence ATGGTTTTCAAAAGTAAAAAAGACAAGTTTTCCGAAATGTTAACAAATGTATCGGTAAACTTAAAAGAAAGTGCTCAATTTTTCGCAGACTACAAAATTAAAAACGCCAGTGATTTAAAAGAGTTCTCTATGCGAATGAAAGAGTATGAAACAAAAGGTGATACGTACATTCACGAAATCATTGTTGAATTGAACAAAGCGTTTATTACGCCGATTGAACGTGAAGATATTTTACAACTCGCTATCAGCATGGACGATGTTTTAGACGGTCTTGAGCATTGTGCTGCTCTATTTGAAATGTATTCTGTTACAACTGCTGATCAATATATGGTCAAGTTTGTAAATGAAATTCACGCTTGCGCTATCGAGATTGCAGAATCCGTGAATCTGCTTTCTAACAAAAAATTGTTAGACATTCGATCTAATGCAATTAAAATTAAAGACCACGAGTCGACTTGTGATGAAATCCGTCGTCACTCAATTAAAAACTTATTCTCGATTGAAAAAGATCCAATCAAGATCATTCAGTACAAAGAAATTTATGAAAACTTGGAAGAAATTGCCGATAGCTGTCAAGGTGTGGCAAACGTTCTAGAAACAATTATCATGAAAAACGCGTAA
- a CDS encoding inorganic phosphate transporter, protein MDTMLILTILVVIGALAFDFINGFHDTANAIATSVSTKALKPRQAIILAAVMNFVGAMAFTGVAKTITKDIVDPFKLENGSVVILAALIAGITWNLITWYYGIPSSSSHAIIGSIAGAAIAAAGFGSLNYAGFLKILESLIISPILAFAVGYLVYTIFKISFKNLNLTKTNKRFRYIQILTAALQAFTHGTNDAQKAMGIITMALIAGNYHHSADVIPFWVQLSCAIAMGVGTSVGGWKIIKTVGGKIMKIRPVNGVAADLTGAAVIFGASYIHLPVSTTHVISSSILGVGSAHRVKGVQWGTAQRMLITWFITLPISATLAALTYFVLELFF, encoded by the coding sequence ATGGACACAATGTTAATTTTAACAATTCTAGTTGTTATCGGCGCACTGGCCTTTGACTTTATTAACGGATTCCATGACACTGCAAACGCAATTGCAACTTCCGTTTCTACAAAAGCTCTAAAGCCGCGTCAAGCGATTATTTTAGCCGCTGTTATGAATTTTGTAGGTGCTATGGCATTTACAGGCGTAGCTAAAACCATTACAAAAGATATCGTCGATCCATTTAAATTGGAAAATGGCTCAGTCGTTATTTTAGCTGCATTGATAGCAGGTATTACTTGGAACTTAATTACATGGTATTATGGAATTCCTAGCAGTTCTTCTCATGCAATTATTGGTTCTATTGCTGGTGCCGCAATTGCAGCAGCCGGTTTTGGCTCCCTAAACTATGCGGGATTCTTAAAGATTCTTGAGTCGCTAATTATTTCACCTATTTTGGCTTTTGCTGTGGGTTATCTTGTATATACAATCTTTAAAATATCCTTTAAAAACTTAAATTTAACAAAAACAAATAAACGTTTCCGTTATATTCAAATCTTAACCGCTGCACTACAAGCATTTACACACGGAACAAACGATGCGCAGAAAGCGATGGGTATTATTACTATGGCACTTATTGCTGGTAACTACCATCATTCAGCAGATGTAATTCCGTTTTGGGTACAGCTTTCTTGTGCGATAGCAATGGGCGTTGGTACTTCTGTAGGTGGATGGAAAATTATTAAAACTGTAGGCGGAAAAATTATGAAAATCCGTCCTGTTAACGGTGTCGCTGCTGATTTGACAGGCGCTGCTGTTATCTTTGGAGCTTCTTACATTCATTTACCGGTAAGTACAACGCATGTTATTTCATCTTCTATTTTAGGGGTTGGATCTGCTCATCGCGTAAAAGGGGTACAGTGGGGTACCGCCCAGCGTATGTTAATCACATGGTTTATTACATTGCCAATTTCTGCCACATTAGCAGCATTGACATACTTTGTACTAGAGTTATTCTTCTAA
- a CDS encoding Crp/Fnr family transcriptional regulator, with translation MILHKGDVLFRQGEEGPLYFVESGLLKIVRLDEDGSMFLFNIITSGETIPHHSLLSPKEYHGTAIALVKTTVQLISPSDWYERLHDDSKAYYEVALQLQAKLRIMQQRIDHLTASSPKERMERLQCWFASHVQNAHLTDILNQTEISQLLGLRRETVNRILREQKKSSV, from the coding sequence TTGATTTTACATAAGGGGGATGTATTATTCAGGCAAGGAGAAGAAGGACCGCTATACTTTGTTGAAAGCGGACTACTAAAGATTGTTCGGTTGGATGAAGACGGATCGATGTTTTTGTTCAACATCATTACATCTGGGGAAACTATTCCACATCATTCTTTATTATCACCAAAAGAGTATCACGGCACAGCTATCGCACTCGTCAAAACCACCGTCCAGCTCATCTCACCGTCCGACTGGTACGAAAGACTTCACGATGATTCGAAAGCATATTATGAAGTTGCCTTGCAATTACAAGCGAAATTAAGAATTATGCAACAAAGAATTGACCATTTAACAGCATCCTCTCCAAAAGAACGCATGGAACGTTTGCAGTGTTGGTTTGCTTCTCACGTACAAAATGCTCACCTTACAGATATACTTAATCAAACTGAGATTTCTCAACTGCTTGGTCTGCGACGTGAAACAGTCAATAGAATTTTAAGAGAACAAAAAAAGTCGAGTGTGTAA
- the hmpA gene encoding NO-inducible flavohemoprotein produces the protein MTPNTVLSKHTIDIIKATVPLLQERGGEITTRFYEIMFTKYPELLNIFNHANQKKGRQPQALANAVYAAAVHIENLEAILPAVKQIAHKHRSLGVVKEQYPIVGSCLLQAIQEVANAPQEVLDAWAEAYGVLADAFISAEADMYKEAKERAWAGFRHFTVVKKIQESEVITSFYLQPADEKPLSGFKPGQYVTVKVSIPGEHYTLNRQYSLSGENGAPYYRISVKRESTEPAGLVSNYLHDHIGVGDTLELSAPAGDFILNEQSTLPVILISGGVGITPMLSMLHALKYTTREVYFIHGARNGRMHAFAEEVKSVKTDDMHIYTFYSAPEEKDRHNLAFNQEGLIDVEWLRSIIPTCEAEVYFCGPVPFMQHIKQAVTALGIAPENIHYEFFGPSVALE, from the coding sequence ATGACACCAAATACGGTATTAAGCAAGCATACAATTGACATCATTAAGGCCACTGTTCCTTTGCTGCAAGAGCGAGGGGGGGAAATTACCACTCGATTTTATGAAATTATGTTTACAAAATATCCTGAATTGTTGAACATTTTTAATCATGCAAATCAAAAAAAAGGGCGTCAACCACAAGCTTTAGCAAATGCCGTTTACGCCGCTGCAGTGCATATTGAAAATTTGGAAGCAATCTTGCCTGCAGTGAAACAAATAGCACATAAACATCGCAGTCTTGGCGTGGTGAAAGAACAATATCCGATTGTTGGGTCTTGTTTACTTCAAGCCATTCAAGAAGTCGCGAATGCGCCGCAGGAAGTTTTAGATGCATGGGCAGAGGCCTATGGTGTACTTGCAGATGCTTTTATTAGTGCTGAGGCAGACATGTATAAAGAAGCGAAAGAGAGAGCTTGGGCAGGATTTCGCCATTTTACAGTGGTAAAGAAAATACAAGAAAGTGAAGTGATTACTTCATTCTATTTACAACCAGCAGATGAGAAACCATTGTCTGGATTTAAGCCAGGACAATATGTTACAGTTAAAGTAAGTATTCCAGGAGAGCATTACACGTTAAATCGACAATATAGCCTGTCAGGAGAAAATGGAGCACCCTATTATCGAATTAGTGTAAAACGTGAAAGTACAGAACCTGCCGGACTTGTTTCAAATTATTTGCACGATCATATCGGTGTAGGAGATACATTAGAGCTTAGTGCACCAGCCGGTGATTTCATACTGAACGAACAAAGTACACTACCGGTAATATTGATTAGCGGGGGCGTTGGAATTACTCCTATGTTAAGCATGCTGCATGCACTAAAGTACACAACACGGGAAGTATATTTTATACACGGAGCACGAAACGGACGTATGCACGCATTTGCTGAAGAGGTAAAGAGTGTTAAAACAGATGATATGCATATATACACTTTCTATTCTGCACCGGAAGAGAAAGACCGTCACAATCTTGCGTTTAATCAAGAAGGATTGATTGATGTAGAGTGGCTACGCTCTATCATTCCAACGTGTGAAGCGGAAGTGTACTTCTGCGGTCCAGTACCATTTATGCAACATATTAAGCAGGCTGTCACTGCTTTAGGGATTGCGCCTGAGAATATTCATTATGAATTTTTTGGCCCGAGCGTAGCCCTAGAATAA
- a CDS encoding response regulator transcription factor, whose protein sequence is MIRVLLVDDHEMVRMGVGAYLATQPDIEVVGEAENGSKGVEMALSLRPDIILMDLVMDGIDGIEATKRIIDSWSEAKIVVVTSFLDDEKLYPAIEAGAMSYLLKTSKASDIAAAVRATYQGEAVLEPKVTGKMITKMRQKPEHYLHDELTDREREILLLMAEGKSNQDIADTLFIALKTVKTHVSNILNKLGVNDRTQAVIYAFKHQLIK, encoded by the coding sequence ATGATTCGTGTATTGCTTGTAGATGACCATGAGATGGTACGGATGGGAGTAGGTGCATATTTAGCGACCCAACCTGACATAGAAGTGGTTGGGGAAGCAGAAAATGGTAGTAAAGGAGTTGAGATGGCACTTTCTTTACGTCCTGATATTATTTTAATGGATTTGGTAATGGACGGAATAGACGGAATTGAAGCAACAAAACGTATTATAGATAGTTGGTCGGAAGCAAAAATTGTTGTTGTGACAAGCTTTTTAGATGATGAAAAGCTATATCCAGCTATTGAAGCAGGAGCAATGAGTTATTTGTTGAAAACCTCCAAAGCAAGTGATATTGCAGCTGCAGTGCGCGCTACATATCAAGGAGAAGCTGTATTAGAACCAAAAGTGACCGGAAAAATGATCACTAAAATGCGTCAAAAGCCGGAACATTATTTGCATGATGAGTTAACAGACCGGGAACGAGAAATTTTATTGCTCATGGCTGAAGGTAAGTCTAATCAAGATATTGCGGACACGTTGTTCATTGCGCTAAAAACTGTCAAAACACATGTAAGTAATATTTTGAATAAATTGGGTGTGAATGATCGTACACAAGCAGTAATTTATGCGTTTAAGCATCAATTAATAAAATGA
- a CDS encoding sensor histidine kinase translates to MMSKENVLWTYVHYSTLLCLGISIFATGTYAWQSKQDLYSFLIEGNVASIPVVIFVIAGSAAFGAGMGYAMGHYMKRRLDGLSNALLDIDRGNYRNIDFPLLHEYGEVGELVIALGKRLEEQTVVFQKLSSEKVSGGEEIRQKAIAQERHRLARELHDSVSQQLFAVSMMMSAVNERQFPDKKQLETIEQMIVYAQSEMRALLLHLRPIQLEGKKLAEGIQELLQELSSKQQIKIDWFIEPLELEKGIEDHLFRIVQEAISNTLRHAKAKRMEVRLRKIEQYAILKLLDDGVGFNVNNRKAGSYGLTSMQERVQEIGGVLKIISFPEKGTQIEVKVPIIEKGESI, encoded by the coding sequence GTGATGAGTAAAGAGAATGTACTATGGACATATGTTCATTATTCAACACTACTTTGTCTCGGCATATCCATTTTTGCAACGGGAACGTACGCATGGCAAAGTAAGCAAGACTTGTACAGTTTTTTAATTGAGGGGAATGTTGCTTCTATACCTGTTGTCATATTTGTCATTGCCGGGAGTGCCGCTTTTGGTGCAGGTATGGGATATGCAATGGGGCACTACATGAAACGTAGATTAGATGGATTATCGAATGCATTGTTGGATATAGATAGAGGTAATTATCGAAATATAGATTTTCCATTACTACATGAATATGGAGAGGTTGGAGAGCTAGTCATTGCCTTGGGAAAGCGTTTAGAGGAACAGACTGTCGTGTTTCAAAAGTTATCAAGTGAAAAAGTAAGCGGCGGTGAGGAAATACGCCAGAAAGCTATTGCACAAGAACGTCATCGTTTAGCGAGAGAATTGCATGATTCAGTTAGCCAGCAGTTATTTGCAGTGTCTATGATGATGTCTGCTGTAAATGAGAGGCAATTTCCAGATAAAAAGCAGCTTGAGACGATTGAACAGATGATTGTATATGCGCAGTCTGAAATGCGGGCGTTATTACTGCACTTGAGGCCTATACAACTCGAAGGTAAAAAACTCGCGGAGGGGATACAAGAGCTCCTGCAAGAGCTATCGAGTAAACAACAAATCAAAATAGACTGGTTTATCGAGCCGCTTGAATTAGAAAAAGGAATTGAAGATCATTTGTTTCGGATTGTACAGGAGGCGATCTCTAACACGTTACGTCACGCAAAAGCAAAGCGCATGGAGGTCCGTCTGCGTAAAATTGAGCAATACGCCATTTTAAAGCTTTTGGACGATGGAGTAGGATTTAATGTGAATAATCGGAAAGCCGGCTCATATGGTCTTACTTCTATGCAAGAGCGTGTGCAAGAAATTGGTGGTGTATTAAAAATCATTAGTTTTCCAGAAAAAGGAACGCAAATTGAAGTGAAAGTTCCCATTATAGAGAAAGGAGAATCCATATGA